One genomic region from Stackebrandtia nassauensis DSM 44728 encodes:
- a CDS encoding TetR/AcrR family transcriptional regulator: protein MTSSDSRPRRRADAERSIARIVAAARTTLGDNPDATIDDIAKAAGVGRMTLYGHFKNRADLVEAALVDALRAGEERLSAVDLSGDARDALARLLASSWSLVAESNALLEAAQPILPTERIRQLHAAPAERVEGLIRRGQSQGVFRTDLPNTWLVNAVFYLVHGAADENRAGRLAGTEAAAVITGTVQSMLATPNP from the coding sequence ATGACCTCGTCCGACTCCCGGCCCCGCCGCCGCGCCGACGCCGAGCGCAGCATCGCCCGCATCGTCGCCGCGGCCCGCACCACACTCGGTGACAACCCGGACGCCACGATCGACGACATCGCCAAAGCCGCCGGAGTCGGAAGGATGACCCTCTACGGGCACTTCAAGAACCGGGCCGACCTGGTCGAGGCGGCTCTGGTCGACGCCCTGCGCGCGGGCGAGGAGCGGCTGTCCGCCGTCGACCTGTCCGGCGACGCCCGCGACGCGCTGGCCCGGCTGCTGGCCTCAAGCTGGTCCCTTGTGGCCGAATCGAACGCCCTTCTGGAAGCGGCCCAGCCGATCCTTCCCACCGAACGCATCCGCCAACTGCACGCCGCACCCGCCGAACGGGTCGAGGGCCTCATCCGACGCGGCCAGAGCCAAGGGGTGTTCCGTACCGACCTGCCGAACACCTGGCTGGTCAACGCCGTGTTCTACCTGGTGCACGGCGCCGCCGACGAGAACCGGGCCGGACGGCTCGCCGGCACCGAGGCGGCGGCCGTCATCACCGGCACCGTCCAGTCCATGCTGGCCACCCCGAATCCCTGA
- a CDS encoding acyl-CoA synthetase produces MDSLFPSLWTGERKTALRFGDRELDYPRLAAVASALADRLRTESRVALWAEPELTTAVATVAALLAGVPVVPINPKIGERELEHILADSAPGLVLAAPGAAMPEALRSLPRVDIALDTDGPAAQPSEPDEAAPALIVYTSGTTGPPKGAVLPRRAITATLDGLAEAWRWTGDDVVVHGLPLFHVHGLVLGILGPLRRGGTAHHLGRFSPSAVTQALEGDGTILFGVPTMYHRLAETVDTDTALAAALSRARLLVSGSAALSLPDHERLTAATGQRVVERYGMTETLMNTSVRIDAEPKPGTVGIPLPGVELRLVDDNGGVITDSDGETIGEIQVRGPNLFTEYLNRPEATAAAFTDGWFRTGDMATRDGDGDLRIVGRQSTDLIKSGGFKIGAGEIENALLDHPDVTEAAVTGEADPDLGERVVAWIVPADPHRPPTTEALADHVAVKLAPHKRPRVVHFRESLPRNDMGKIMKRALK; encoded by the coding sequence GTGGATTCCCTGTTCCCGTCACTGTGGACCGGTGAACGCAAGACGGCGCTGCGGTTCGGTGACCGCGAGCTCGACTATCCGCGGCTGGCCGCCGTCGCGAGCGCGCTGGCGGACCGGCTGCGGACCGAGTCGCGGGTCGCGCTGTGGGCCGAGCCGGAGCTGACCACGGCGGTCGCGACGGTCGCCGCGCTGCTGGCCGGGGTGCCCGTGGTGCCGATCAACCCGAAGATCGGGGAGCGGGAACTGGAGCACATCCTCGCCGACTCGGCGCCCGGCCTGGTGCTGGCGGCGCCGGGCGCGGCGATGCCGGAAGCGTTGCGGTCCTTGCCTCGCGTCGACATCGCACTCGACACGGATGGCCCGGCGGCGCAGCCGTCCGAACCGGACGAAGCCGCGCCCGCGCTGATCGTTTACACCTCCGGCACCACCGGCCCGCCGAAGGGCGCGGTACTGCCGCGCCGGGCGATCACCGCGACCCTGGACGGACTCGCCGAAGCCTGGCGCTGGACCGGCGACGACGTCGTGGTGCACGGACTGCCGCTGTTCCACGTGCACGGGCTGGTCCTGGGGATCCTCGGGCCGCTGCGGCGCGGCGGCACCGCCCACCACCTGGGCAGGTTCTCCCCGTCGGCGGTGACACAGGCGCTCGAAGGCGACGGCACCATCCTGTTCGGAGTGCCCACCATGTACCACCGGCTCGCCGAGACCGTCGACACCGACACGGCGCTGGCCGCCGCGCTGTCGCGGGCCCGGCTGCTGGTCTCCGGCTCGGCGGCGCTGTCGCTGCCCGACCACGAGCGGCTCACCGCGGCCACCGGCCAGCGCGTCGTCGAGCGCTACGGCATGACCGAGACGCTCATGAACACCAGCGTCCGCATCGATGCCGAACCCAAACCGGGCACCGTGGGAATCCCGCTTCCGGGCGTCGAGCTGCGGCTCGTCGACGACAATGGCGGGGTGATCACCGACTCCGACGGCGAGACCATCGGCGAGATCCAGGTGCGCGGGCCGAACCTCTTCACCGAATACCTGAACCGTCCCGAGGCCACCGCCGCCGCGTTCACCGACGGCTGGTTCCGCACCGGCGACATGGCCACAAGAGACGGTGACGGTGACCTGCGCATCGTCGGCCGCCAGTCCACCGACCTGATCAAGAGCGGCGGTTTCAAGATCGGCGCGGGCGAGATCGAGAACGCGCTGCTGGACCACCCGGACGTCACCGAGGCGGCGGTCACCGGCGAAGCCGACCCCGACCTCGGCGAACGCGTGGTCGCCTGGATCGTCCCCGCCGACCCACACCGTCCGCCCACCACCGAAGCGCTGGCCGACCACGTGGCCGTCAAGCTCGCCCCGCACAAGCGACCCCGAGTCGTCCACTTCCGCGAAAGCCTGCCCCGCAACGACATGGGCAAGATCATGAAGCGAGCCCTGAAGTGA
- a CDS encoding MFS transporter: protein MTTETPSTESPRVAPHPWRWRILGFLGIAQLMLILDVTVVAIALPHIETDLDLSREALTWTVSAYPLAFGGLMLLGGRLADLWGAKRIVLAGLLTFTAASLVTGLATDGAVLLGGRVAQGVGAAMLSPAALSLVVTLFDGRERDKALGVWSALGGGGAALGVLVGGLLTTGPGWSWVFYVNVPVGAVIIVVLAKLLPRTGSAAVRGRLDILGALLVTASSGAVIYALISAGEAGWLTVANGVLALLAIAGYTAFVWWQKRSHSPLMDVRLLARRPVATGTFLILVATALMIAVFFLGTFYFQRARDYSALHTGLLFLPIAVATMLGANLTGRALGRFGARTLAIAGLLLAALGLAAPVVVMSPVVVVVGVAIAAAGTGALFVVASATALGQVSPQEAGVASGIVSTFHEFGASVGAAVVSSVAAASLIGDTLSGFTDGFVVIASAAAVAAVIAGFLTPGKQPTGSGAGAHLPAH, encoded by the coding sequence ATGACTACCGAAACCCCCTCGACCGAGAGCCCTCGCGTCGCGCCACATCCGTGGCGCTGGCGGATTCTCGGCTTCCTGGGCATCGCCCAGCTGATGCTGATCCTGGACGTCACCGTCGTGGCCATCGCGCTGCCGCACATCGAGACCGACCTCGACCTGAGCCGCGAAGCACTGACCTGGACGGTGAGCGCCTACCCGCTGGCCTTCGGCGGGCTGATGCTGCTGGGCGGAAGGCTGGCCGACCTGTGGGGCGCCAAGCGGATCGTGCTGGCCGGGCTGCTGACCTTCACCGCCGCGTCACTGGTGACCGGCCTGGCGACCGACGGCGCCGTCCTGCTCGGCGGCCGGGTGGCCCAGGGGGTCGGCGCCGCGATGCTGTCACCGGCGGCGTTGTCACTGGTGGTGACGCTGTTCGACGGCCGCGAGCGCGACAAGGCGCTCGGCGTGTGGTCCGCCCTCGGCGGCGGTGGCGCCGCGCTCGGGGTGCTCGTCGGCGGGCTGCTGACCACCGGACCGGGCTGGTCGTGGGTGTTCTACGTCAACGTGCCGGTGGGCGCGGTGATCATCGTCGTGCTCGCCAAGCTGTTGCCGCGCACGGGTTCGGCTGCTGTTCGCGGACGGCTGGACATCCTCGGCGCGCTGCTGGTCACCGCGTCGTCGGGCGCCGTCATCTACGCGCTCATCAGCGCGGGCGAGGCCGGTTGGCTCACCGTCGCCAACGGGGTGCTGGCGTTGCTGGCGATCGCGGGCTACACCGCTTTCGTGTGGTGGCAGAAGCGTTCCCACTCGCCCCTCATGGACGTCCGGCTGCTGGCCCGCCGCCCGGTGGCCACCGGCACCTTCCTCATCCTGGTGGCGACCGCCCTGATGATCGCGGTGTTCTTCCTGGGCACCTTCTACTTCCAGCGGGCTCGCGACTACAGCGCCCTGCACACGGGTCTGTTGTTCCTGCCGATCGCGGTGGCCACGATGCTCGGCGCGAATCTCACCGGCCGCGCCCTGGGCCGGTTCGGGGCGCGCACGCTGGCGATCGCGGGGTTGCTGCTGGCCGCGCTGGGCCTGGCCGCTCCCGTCGTGGTGATGAGTCCGGTGGTCGTCGTGGTGGGCGTGGCGATCGCCGCCGCCGGAACCGGTGCGCTGTTCGTCGTCGCCTCGGCCACGGCACTGGGGCAGGTGAGCCCGCAGGAGGCCGGTGTCGCCTCCGGGATCGTCAGTACCTTCCACGAGTTCGGCGCCTCGGTGGGTGCCGCCGTGGTCTCCAGTGTCGCGGCGGCCAGCCTGATCGGCGACACGCTCTCCGGGTTCACCGACGGGTTCGTGGTGATCGCGAGTGCCGCGGCGGTCGCCGCCGTCATCGCCGGTTTCCTGACGCCCGGCAAGCAGCCGACGGGTTCGGGCGCGGGAGCGCACCTGCCCGCGCACTAG
- a CDS encoding helix-turn-helix domain-containing protein, protein MDEIAVIEDPRAAADSLDPVRARLLAELAEPATAAALARRLEQPRQKINYHLRSLERHGLVEQVDERRKGNVMERLVRATARSYVISPRVLGGVEPDPARSPDQLSARWLLAVASRLVREVGELITGAARERKRVASYAVEGTIRFASAAERAAFTAELTETVTALVARYHDEAAPAGRDHRIVVALHAVPPNENNDSEES, encoded by the coding sequence ATGGACGAGATCGCTGTCATCGAGGACCCGCGGGCTGCCGCGGATTCGCTCGATCCGGTGCGGGCCCGGCTGTTGGCCGAGCTCGCCGAACCCGCCACCGCCGCCGCGCTGGCGCGCAGGCTGGAGCAGCCGCGCCAGAAGATCAACTACCACCTGCGGTCGCTGGAGCGGCACGGGTTGGTGGAGCAGGTGGACGAGCGGCGCAAGGGCAACGTCATGGAGCGCTTGGTGCGGGCGACCGCCCGCTCCTATGTGATCTCGCCCCGGGTGCTGGGTGGGGTCGAGCCCGATCCGGCCCGGTCGCCCGATCAGTTGTCGGCGCGGTGGTTGCTGGCGGTCGCGTCGCGGCTGGTGCGCGAGGTCGGTGAGTTGATCACCGGCGCCGCCCGGGAACGCAAGCGGGTGGCCAGTTACGCGGTGGAGGGCACGATCCGGTTCGCCTCGGCGGCCGAGCGGGCCGCTTTCACCGCCGAGCTGACCGAAACGGTGACCGCGCTGGTCGCCAGGTATCACGACGAAGCGGCACCGGCGGGCCGCGACCACCGCATCGTGGTGGCGCTGCATGCCGTGCCACCCAACGAGAACAACGATTCGGAGGAGTCATGA
- a CDS encoding zinc-dependent alcohol dehydrogenase family protein, which produces MRAVVFEEFGVLPEVRRVPDPEPSPDGVVIRVEATGLCRSDWHGWLGHDPDITLPHVPGHELSGVVEAVGTGVRDWRSGDAVTVPFVCACGRCRDCAAGNGQVCANQTQPGFTGWGSFAEFVAIDNADVNLVAVPEGMTFATAASLGCRFATAFRAVVHQGAVRGGEWVAVHGCGGVGLSAVMIAAACGARVVAVDISAAALELARQFGATACVDAAEGTAERVMDITDGGAHLSLDALGSATTCAASINGLRRGGRHVQVGLLPKDPPLPMARVIGWELRLLGSHGMAAAAYPPMMDMVADGRLRPDRLITGTIGLDEAPRALAEMAGPGITIIEPG; this is translated from the coding sequence ATGCGTGCGGTGGTGTTCGAGGAGTTCGGGGTGCTGCCCGAGGTCCGGCGGGTGCCGGATCCCGAGCCGTCCCCGGACGGGGTGGTGATCCGGGTTGAGGCCACCGGGCTGTGCCGCAGTGACTGGCACGGCTGGCTGGGGCACGATCCCGACATCACACTGCCGCACGTACCGGGCCACGAACTGTCCGGTGTGGTCGAAGCGGTCGGCACCGGGGTGCGCGACTGGCGGAGCGGCGACGCGGTGACGGTGCCGTTCGTGTGCGCGTGCGGCCGGTGCCGCGACTGCGCCGCCGGGAACGGCCAGGTGTGCGCGAACCAGACGCAGCCGGGCTTCACCGGTTGGGGTTCGTTCGCCGAGTTCGTGGCGATCGACAACGCGGACGTCAACCTGGTGGCGGTTCCGGAGGGCATGACCTTCGCGACCGCGGCGAGTCTGGGTTGCCGGTTCGCCACCGCGTTTCGGGCGGTCGTCCACCAGGGAGCGGTGCGGGGCGGCGAGTGGGTCGCGGTGCACGGCTGCGGCGGGGTCGGGCTGTCGGCGGTGATGATCGCGGCGGCATGCGGGGCCCGGGTCGTCGCCGTGGATATCTCGGCGGCGGCTCTGGAGTTGGCGCGGCAGTTCGGGGCCACGGCCTGTGTCGACGCGGCCGAGGGCACGGCCGAGCGGGTCATGGACATCACTGACGGCGGGGCGCACCTGTCGTTGGACGCGCTGGGGAGCGCGACGACCTGTGCCGCGTCCATCAACGGCCTGCGGCGCGGCGGACGGCACGTCCAGGTGGGACTGTTGCCGAAAGACCCGCCGCTGCCGATGGCCCGGGTCATCGGTTGGGAGCTGCGGCTTCTGGGCAGCCACGGCATGGCCGCCGCCGCTTATCCGCCCATGATGGACATGGTCGCGGACGGCAGGCTGCGACCCGACCGGCTCATCACCGGCACGATCGGCCTGGACGAGGCCCCGCGAGCATTGGCGGAGATGGCGGGCCCCGGCATCACGATCATCGAACCGGGGTAG
- a CDS encoding carbohydrate ABC transporter permease, with protein sequence MASSTSKRPGIAWYTMLIGLSLVFVAPLVWMFLTSFKTRNEALAIPPTFLPEEFSTKGYQTILGDDSQAPVLTWFLNSLLAAVGHTVLVLAVASGAAYALARMEFPGKKLIFGVIISTLLIPSFVLLIPNYLIVDSLQWIDTPLALIVPGAAGAFGVFFLRQFFTSLPPDLEEAAVLDGANHFQIFVKIVLPLSKPALATLAVLSFLSNWNDFIWPIYVMFSPENMTLPPGLATLQGAYGIDYHVLMAGAVITAVPVLALFLFTQRYVIEGVSRSGLKG encoded by the coding sequence ATGGCAAGTTCCACGTCGAAACGTCCCGGCATCGCCTGGTACACGATGCTGATCGGACTGTCGCTGGTGTTCGTCGCGCCGCTGGTGTGGATGTTCCTGACGTCCTTCAAGACCCGCAACGAGGCGCTGGCGATTCCGCCGACGTTCCTGCCGGAGGAGTTCTCCACCAAGGGTTACCAGACGATCCTGGGTGACGACTCGCAGGCGCCGGTGCTGACCTGGTTCCTCAACAGCCTGCTGGCGGCGGTGGGGCACACCGTCCTGGTGCTGGCCGTGGCCTCGGGCGCCGCCTACGCCCTGGCCCGGATGGAGTTTCCCGGCAAGAAGCTGATCTTCGGCGTCATCATCTCGACCCTGCTGATACCCAGCTTCGTGCTGCTGATCCCCAACTACCTGATCGTCGACTCCCTGCAATGGATAGACACACCGCTGGCGCTGATCGTGCCCGGCGCGGCCGGTGCCTTCGGCGTTTTCTTCCTGCGGCAGTTCTTCACGTCGCTGCCCCCCGACCTGGAGGAGGCGGCGGTCCTGGACGGCGCCAACCACTTCCAGATCTTCGTCAAGATCGTGCTACCACTGTCCAAACCGGCCCTGGCGACGCTGGCGGTGCTGTCGTTCCTGTCCAACTGGAACGACTTCATCTGGCCGATCTACGTCATGTTCAGTCCCGAGAACATGACCCTGCCGCCGGGACTGGCCACATTGCAGGGTGCCTACGGCATCGACTACCACGTGCTGATGGCCGGAGCCGTGATCACCGCGGTGCCGGTGCTGGCGCTGTTCCTGTTCACCCAGCGATACGTCATCGAGGGCGTCTCGCGCAGCGGACTGAAGGGCTGA
- a CDS encoding glycoside hydrolase family 43 protein — MTFTNPVHDHNFPDPGALRVGDVYYVYGTNDGVHNVPLLISMDLVEWTLVGDALPELGRWAESGRTWAPEVLRTDSGYVMYYTARSPKDDLQCLGLAVSTSPGGPFVDTAERPFIAQTDEGGSIDASPFTDADGQVYLHWKNDGNHVGVATHLYGQRLSSDGRELLGEPVRLLTNREPWHGHVIEAPQMFLRDGQHYLFYSAGAFDSDGYAVGYARCDSPLGPVHDAPENPILTSGPGAAGPGHCSIVIGPDGDSTWMLYHAWPPDAIGSGVSARGRRLWLDRVEWRDGSPVVHGPTANPQPEP, encoded by the coding sequence ATGACGTTCACCAATCCCGTGCACGACCACAACTTCCCCGACCCGGGAGCGCTGAGGGTCGGCGACGTCTACTACGTCTACGGCACCAACGACGGCGTCCACAATGTGCCGCTGTTGATCTCGATGGACCTGGTGGAGTGGACCCTGGTGGGTGACGCGCTGCCCGAACTGGGGCGGTGGGCCGAGTCCGGCCGCACCTGGGCCCCGGAGGTGCTGCGCACCGACTCCGGCTACGTCATGTACTACACCGCCAGGTCCCCGAAGGACGATCTGCAGTGCCTGGGCCTGGCGGTGTCGACGTCTCCGGGAGGCCCCTTCGTCGACACGGCGGAGCGGCCGTTCATCGCCCAGACCGACGAGGGCGGCTCCATCGACGCCAGTCCGTTCACCGACGCCGACGGGCAGGTCTACCTGCACTGGAAGAACGACGGCAACCACGTCGGTGTCGCCACGCACCTGTATGGACAGCGACTGTCGTCCGACGGCCGCGAGCTGCTTGGCGAACCGGTACGGCTGCTGACCAACCGCGAACCGTGGCACGGCCACGTGATTGAGGCGCCCCAGATGTTCCTGCGCGACGGCCAGCACTACCTGTTCTACTCGGCGGGCGCCTTCGACTCCGACGGCTACGCCGTCGGGTACGCCCGCTGCGACTCGCCACTGGGACCCGTGCACGACGCTCCCGAGAACCCGATCCTCACCAGCGGTCCGGGCGCCGCCGGGCCGGGGCACTGCTCCATAGTGATCGGACCCGACGGGGACAGCACCTGGATGCTGTACCACGCCTGGCCACCCGACGCGATCGGCAGCGGCGTCTCGGCCCGAGGCCGCAGGCTGTGGCTGGACCGGGTCGAGTGGCGTGACGGCTCACCCGTCGTCCACGGGCCCACCGCGAACCCGCAACCCGAACCCTGA
- a CDS encoding SRPBCC family protein, translating to MTEGKRLEKEIELDASVDEVWEAVSTGQGFATWFVPHDIKTDENGVPVVAEGDFGSGNTDQGRLLEWEPKRRVKFGNYSSDSTQVLEFLVEGKDSGSTVLRLVQSGAQGEDWEMEYHSKGWDLFFQNLREYLEYFRGKPVANALVMSFTTVDAKTVWERMYAALGANRDLAVGDLVELTPKGVEPIKGTVDIAVPGAVLGVRTEDGLYRFGGQGADAWGMVNAFHYRYGTDVDPAEWTERWQRWINEVFPPSEAPQAQPA from the coding sequence ATGACCGAGGGCAAACGGCTGGAGAAGGAGATCGAGCTCGACGCCAGCGTCGACGAGGTCTGGGAGGCTGTGTCGACCGGGCAGGGATTCGCCACCTGGTTCGTGCCGCACGACATCAAGACCGACGAGAACGGGGTTCCCGTGGTCGCCGAGGGCGACTTCGGTTCCGGCAACACCGATCAGGGTCGGCTGCTGGAGTGGGAACCCAAGCGGCGGGTGAAGTTCGGCAACTACAGCAGCGACAGCACCCAGGTGCTGGAGTTCCTCGTCGAGGGCAAGGACAGCGGCAGCACCGTGTTGCGGCTGGTGCAGAGCGGGGCCCAGGGCGAGGACTGGGAGATGGAGTACCACTCCAAGGGCTGGGACCTGTTCTTCCAGAACCTGCGGGAGTACCTGGAGTACTTCCGGGGCAAGCCGGTGGCCAACGCACTGGTCATGTCGTTCACCACTGTGGATGCCAAGACGGTGTGGGAGCGGATGTACGCGGCGCTGGGCGCGAATCGCGACCTGGCCGTGGGTGACCTCGTCGAGCTGACGCCCAAGGGTGTGGAGCCGATCAAGGGCACCGTCGACATCGCCGTGCCGGGTGCCGTGCTCGGCGTTCGCACCGAGGACGGCCTGTACCGTTTCGGCGGTCAGGGTGCCGACGCCTGGGGCATGGTCAACGCCTTCCACTACCGTTACGGGACCGATGTGGACCCGGCCGAGTGGACCGAGCGCTGGCAGCGGTGGATCAACGAGGTCTTCCCGCCCTCCGAGGCGCCGCAGGCACAACCGGCCTGA
- a CDS encoding carboxyl transferase domain-containing protein → MSDRHSAREFLALLTDDFTELPAEPPTASASSPADDGPIGWPGYGAARQRARQRTGEDESVVCGTAHIGATRAVVLCFEFGFLGGSIGERTGARIEAAHIHARRHRLPVLSLIATGGSRMQEGMRALAQLQRIVRQAALTRQAGLPQLAVLRDPATGGGWAVLGPSADVILALPNAQVGFAGSRVRPADADPSAYTAESQLAHGHIDAIVPLEALRDKLSHWLHLLTTPAAEPAEVPAALASPELPVTGWQAVTAARAAHRPRAVSYLDAYFDAREPVSGDRLGDTDPGLLCGFGSRSGVTIAYAAQTGSRTTPSGFRTASRLIRTADRLGIPVLTLIDTPGAANDAASERAGTAAAIAELFTTIAEVTIPMTTLLIGEGGSGGAMALASPSNTWATPDSYFAVIAPEAATSILKHPPGATPEVAEQLRLRPQDLLALGIIRGIALRITLFP, encoded by the coding sequence GTGAGCGACCGCCACTCGGCCCGTGAGTTCCTCGCGCTGCTCACCGACGACTTCACCGAGCTGCCCGCCGAGCCGCCGACGGCCTCGGCCAGCAGCCCCGCCGACGACGGCCCGATCGGCTGGCCCGGTTACGGTGCCGCCCGACAGCGGGCCCGGCAGCGCACCGGCGAGGACGAGTCGGTCGTCTGCGGCACCGCCCACATCGGAGCCACCCGGGCCGTCGTCCTGTGCTTCGAGTTCGGTTTCCTCGGCGGCTCGATCGGCGAACGGACCGGCGCCCGCATCGAGGCGGCCCACATCCACGCCCGCCGCCACCGACTCCCCGTCCTCTCCCTGATCGCCACGGGCGGCAGCCGGATGCAGGAGGGCATGCGCGCCCTCGCCCAACTGCAACGCATCGTCCGCCAAGCCGCCCTCACCCGCCAGGCCGGGCTGCCCCAGCTCGCGGTGCTCCGCGACCCCGCCACCGGCGGCGGCTGGGCCGTCCTGGGCCCCAGCGCCGACGTGATCCTGGCGCTGCCGAACGCCCAGGTGGGTTTCGCCGGTTCCCGGGTCCGTCCCGCCGACGCCGACCCGTCGGCCTACACCGCCGAGAGCCAGCTTGCCCACGGCCACATCGACGCCATCGTCCCGCTGGAAGCCTTGCGCGACAAGCTCAGCCACTGGCTACACCTCCTCACCACCCCCGCCGCCGAACCCGCCGAGGTCCCCGCCGCCCTCGCCTCCCCCGAACTGCCGGTCACCGGCTGGCAGGCCGTCACCGCCGCCCGCGCTGCCCACCGCCCCCGGGCAGTGTCCTATCTCGACGCCTACTTCGACGCCCGCGAACCCGTCAGCGGCGACCGGCTCGGGGACACCGATCCGGGTCTGCTGTGCGGCTTCGGCTCCCGCTCCGGCGTCACCATCGCCTACGCCGCCCAAACCGGCAGCCGCACCACCCCGTCCGGCTTCCGCACCGCCTCCCGCCTCATCCGCACCGCCGACCGACTCGGCATCCCCGTCCTCACACTCATCGACACCCCGGGCGCGGCCAACGACGCCGCCTCCGAACGCGCCGGAACCGCCGCCGCGATCGCGGAACTGTTCACCACCATCGCCGAGGTCACCATCCCGATGACGACCCTGCTCATCGGCGAAGGCGGCTCCGGCGGCGCGATGGCCCTCGCCTCCCCGTCCAACACCTGGGCCACCCCCGACAGCTACTTCGCCGTCATCGCACCCGAAGCGGCCACCTCGATCCTCAAACACCCACCCGGAGCCACCCCCGAGGTCGCCGAACAACTGCGGCTGCGCCCCCAGGACCTGCTCGCCCTGGGCATCATCCGAGGCATCGCGTTACGAATAACACTTTTTCCTTGA
- a CDS encoding winged helix-turn-helix domain-containing protein: MSTSTITHARPPRPARRLAVTVEFPRGTDGLGDQMLSVLATLKELVGQGGTVTVASDPPQAPVPLLPKKSHAAAPPDGGIRVFPETRIVTDGPRPVPLSRLEFDLLHFLIARPDRVHTRQQLLEVVWGVGRGDIGQRTVDVHVRRLRAKMPRLAEALVTVRGVGYRFDSTDTVALISIRD; this comes from the coding sequence ATGTCCACCTCGACGATCACCCATGCCCGCCCGCCCCGACCGGCCCGCCGCCTGGCGGTCACCGTCGAGTTCCCCCGGGGCACCGACGGCCTCGGCGACCAGATGCTGTCGGTCCTGGCGACCCTCAAGGAACTCGTCGGCCAGGGCGGCACCGTCACCGTCGCCTCCGACCCACCGCAGGCCCCGGTTCCGCTGCTGCCCAAGAAATCCCACGCCGCGGCCCCGCCCGACGGCGGCATCCGCGTCTTCCCCGAGACCCGGATCGTCACCGACGGCCCGCGCCCGGTGCCATTGAGCCGCCTCGAGTTCGACCTGCTGCACTTCCTCATCGCCCGCCCCGACCGCGTCCACACCCGCCAGCAACTGCTGGAAGTGGTGTGGGGCGTCGGCCGTGGCGACATCGGCCAGCGCACCGTCGACGTCCACGTTCGCCGCCTGCGCGCCAAGATGCCCCGGCTGGCCGAAGCGCTCGTCACCGTGCGCGGTGTCGGCTATCGCTTCGACAGCACCGACACCGTCGCGTTGATCAGCATCCGCGACTGA
- a CDS encoding carbohydrate ABC transporter permease: protein MARNPTKAHTRWFTPYVFLAPYLVLFSVFVLAPAVYGLWISLHEWDYMLPSQPWVGLDNYVDLFDSESLVFGDFWSSMSATGIFTVASVPFLVVIPLGIALLLNRKFPGRNVFRAIYFAPYVLGVAVVGLLWRFLLDPNIGGVNYLLGLLGLPDDIAWVNSLPWGWIALVGMTVWWTLGFNAVIYLAGLQDVPRHLYEAAELDGATAWQRFWHVTLPGLRPVTAFVVTVTILASANMFGQSYLVTQGAPGDDTRTAIMYIAEEGLRAFRMGNAAAMGFVLALILGVISVLNFRLLRYKE from the coding sequence ATGGCGCGCAACCCGACCAAGGCCCACACGAGGTGGTTCACCCCGTACGTCTTCCTGGCGCCGTACCTGGTGCTGTTCTCCGTCTTCGTGCTGGCGCCGGCGGTGTACGGGCTGTGGATCAGCCTGCACGAATGGGACTACATGCTGCCCAGCCAGCCGTGGGTCGGCCTGGACAACTATGTGGACCTGTTCGACTCGGAGTCGCTGGTGTTCGGCGACTTCTGGTCCAGCATGAGCGCGACCGGGATCTTCACCGTCGCCAGTGTCCCGTTCCTGGTGGTGATCCCGCTGGGAATCGCGCTGCTGCTGAACCGGAAGTTCCCGGGCCGCAACGTGTTCCGCGCCATCTACTTCGCCCCGTACGTGCTGGGCGTCGCCGTCGTCGGTCTGCTGTGGCGGTTCCTGCTCGACCCCAACATCGGCGGCGTCAACTACCTGCTCGGCCTGCTCGGGCTGCCCGACGACATCGCCTGGGTCAACTCGCTGCCGTGGGGCTGGATCGCGCTGGTGGGCATGACGGTGTGGTGGACGCTCGGCTTCAACGCCGTCATCTACCTGGCCGGGTTGCAGGACGTGCCCCGGCACCTGTACGAGGCGGCCGAGCTCGACGGCGCCACGGCCTGGCAGCGGTTCTGGCACGTCACGCTGCCGGGCCTGCGTCCGGTGACCGCCTTCGTCGTCACCGTCACGATCCTGGCCTCCGCCAACATGTTCGGACAGTCCTATCTGGTCACCCAGGGCGCGCCGGGCGACGACACCCGCACCGCGATCATGTACATCGCCGAGGAGGGCCTGCGGGCCTTCCGGATGGGCAACGCCGCGGCCATGGGTTTCGTGCTGGCCCTGATCCTCGGGGTGATCAGCGTCCTGAACTTCCGGCTGCTGCGGTACAAGGAGTAA